Proteins encoded within one genomic window of Solibaculum mannosilyticum:
- a CDS encoding ClpP family protease, with protein sequence MTPPEVPDIQQEDEEQQEVYPSTEQQKQIMQMGSITTAKGKHMIHCLTVIGQIEGHYILPPQNKTTKYEHVIPQLVAIEEDPEIEGLLILLNTVGGDIEAGLAIAELIAGMKKPTVSLVLGGGHSIGVPLAVSAKCSFIAPSATMTVHPVRMNGLVLGVPQAFSYFDKMQDRITRFITDNSHIDPKRFYDLMMTTGELVTDVGTVLDGEQAVAEGLIDQLGSLSDAMNCLYQMIEQGGGQ encoded by the coding sequence ATCACCCCGCCGGAAGTCCCGGACATCCAGCAGGAGGACGAGGAACAGCAGGAGGTGTATCCGTCCACCGAGCAGCAGAAGCAGATCATGCAGATGGGATCCATCACCACCGCCAAGGGCAAACACATGATTCACTGCCTGACGGTCATCGGCCAGATCGAGGGACACTACATTTTGCCGCCTCAGAACAAAACCACCAAGTATGAACACGTCATTCCTCAGCTGGTTGCCATCGAAGAGGATCCGGAAATTGAAGGCCTATTGATTTTGCTCAACACCGTGGGCGGCGATATTGAAGCGGGATTAGCCATTGCAGAACTCATCGCCGGCATGAAGAAGCCGACGGTATCCCTGGTTCTGGGCGGCGGACATTCCATCGGCGTCCCGCTGGCCGTATCGGCCAAGTGCAGCTTTATTGCGCCGTCGGCCACCATGACGGTGCATCCTGTGCGTATGAACGGCCTTGTATTGGGCGTCCCGCAGGCATTCTCCTACTTTGATAAAATGCAGGATCGCATCACCCGGTTTATCACCGACAATTCCCACATCGATCCCAAACGTTTTTATGATCTCATGATGACCACCGGCGAACTGGTCACCGATGTGGGGACGGTGCTGGACGGCGAACAAGCTGTGGCAGAGGGGCTTATCGATCAATTAGGTTCTTTGTCCGACGCCATGAACTGTCTTTATCAGATGATCGAGCAGGGAGGAGGGCAATAA
- a CDS encoding YlzJ-like family protein has product MFYSIVPTEAILGLQDMEKREIIETQAGFVEAVQTPDGPAVSRLISTDPKSYLDPRYAPGSPLDGVPIGVGRKERV; this is encoded by the coding sequence ATGTTCTACAGCATCGTGCCAACCGAAGCCATTCTGGGGTTGCAGGACATGGAAAAACGTGAGATAATAGAAACGCAAGCGGGATTTGTGGAAGCCGTCCAAACGCCGGATGGTCCTGCTGTTTCCCGTCTGATCTCCACCGATCCCAAAAGTTATCTCGATCCCCGCTATGCCCCGGGTTCCCCTTTGGATGGGGTTCCCATCGGCGTAGGGAGGAAGGAGAGGGTATAA
- a CDS encoding undecaprenyl-diphosphate phosphatase → MSIWDALVQGIVQGVTEFLPISSDGHLSLVQHFTGTTSDSSLLFTVLLHLGTVFAVFFVFRRLIGELILEFFHMLGDIVKGRFRWKGMSVTRRMVVMVIVAELPLFAFLPLKDLFSHWSQDGDIVVEGICFLATGCLLMMGHWAGKRDGDKIISVPDSLAIGAFQGLAALPGVSRSGSTIATGLFLGLPKQYAVPFSFVIGLPAILAANVLEIGDAVEQSTSVEWAPVLVGVLVAAVVGFFAIKALELLVKKDKMNVFGIYCLSLGTLVLLEGLYEHAAGQTIFQALLG, encoded by the coding sequence ATGTCGATTTGGGATGCACTTGTGCAGGGGATCGTACAGGGAGTGACGGAATTCCTCCCGATATCCAGCGACGGCCATCTTTCACTGGTGCAGCATTTTACCGGTACGACCAGCGATAGTTCGCTTTTATTTACCGTGTTGCTGCATTTGGGAACGGTATTTGCCGTATTTTTTGTGTTCCGCCGTCTGATCGGGGAACTCATCCTGGAGTTTTTCCACATGCTGGGGGACATTGTCAAGGGACGCTTCCGATGGAAAGGCATGTCGGTCACCCGCCGTATGGTGGTGATGGTCATTGTGGCGGAACTTCCGCTGTTTGCGTTTCTGCCCCTCAAGGATCTCTTCTCCCACTGGTCCCAGGATGGGGATATTGTGGTGGAGGGAATCTGTTTCCTGGCTACAGGATGCCTTTTGATGATGGGGCATTGGGCGGGCAAACGGGATGGAGATAAAATCATCTCGGTACCTGATTCTTTGGCGATCGGCGCATTCCAGGGGCTTGCGGCGCTGCCGGGAGTTTCCCGCAGCGGCTCCACCATTGCAACAGGCCTCTTCCTTGGGCTTCCTAAGCAATATGCCGTACCGTTTTCCTTTGTGATAGGGTTGCCGGCCATTTTAGCCGCCAATGTTTTGGAGATCGGGGATGCGGTGGAACAATCCACATCCGTCGAATGGGCGCCGGTTCTAGTGGGCGTATTGGTGGCGGCTGTGGTGGGATTCTTCGCTATTAAGGCATTGGAGCTTTTGGTGAAAAAAGATAAAATGAATGTGTTTGGCATCTATTGCCTGAGTCTGGGAACGCTGGTTCTTTTGGAAGGACTGTATGAACACGCTGCCGGTCAGACTATTTTTCAGGCATTGTTAGGATAA
- a CDS encoding FtsK/SpoIIIE family DNA translocase: MATATTKKKKPPQKKAPAKKTTGAKKSSPPRSAAAKQYEEQRRQHRQAWSVVLFAVALLLIAMLFIPGQSLWAGIRGGLFGLFGVSAYVWPPVLIYIAVIAALDQPIGKIGTKVWQAFTLVGMVCSAIHIFTHAAGAADIGSYFAGLWELFQQGANVSGGGLIGGILGMPLLSLCGSVGAKIVICLLIFVFLMLVTGTTLITLFRWIKKPAKKVRQSAAQSRQYRQEQDDYNGPTAVPFNIDIPVDDPMPEHPVQAEAPPKPKPKKSSKLEKLERLMRGESDQPKAKIKATPAPAPQPEQEEPQGDSAALDDIVNKAASEAKRTSDPAPAPMTPLPMPAASSGAKTPVTPEPEEEPYRYPPTSLLEPSPAVDERNVQSELRANADRLVDTLRSFGVETRIVDISRGPAVTRYELQPSAGVKISKITGLADDIALNLAAAGVRIEAPIPNKPAVGIEVPNKTVHVVHIREILDSPAFQSSRSNLAVALGKDIAGSVALADLGKMPHLLIAGATGSGKSVCINSIILSLLYKSSPDKVRLLMIDPKVVELGVYNGIPHLLVPVVTDPRKAAGALGWAVTEMLGRYKIFADCNVRDLQAYNRLAATREDLRPLPQIVIIIDELADLMMAAPNEVEDSICRLAQMARAAGMHLVIATQRPSVDVITGIIKANIPSRVAFSVSSQVDSRTILDMGGAEKLLGRGDMLFYPVGASKPIRIQGCFVTDTEVESVVQYIKDSGEKTGEYDESIMEEIEKQAAKEKAPKGGGADDGQGDEMLPQAIELVVEAGEASTSMLQRRLRLGYARAGRIMDELEQRGIIGPHEGSKPRKVLMTRQQWMEMSMNRPDDGSDTTD, encoded by the coding sequence ATGGCGACCGCGACGACAAAGAAAAAGAAGCCTCCTCAAAAAAAAGCCCCTGCGAAGAAGACCACAGGAGCTAAAAAGTCATCACCGCCCCGTTCAGCAGCTGCCAAACAGTATGAAGAACAACGGCGTCAGCATCGACAGGCGTGGTCGGTGGTGTTGTTTGCCGTGGCCCTGCTGCTCATTGCCATGCTGTTTATTCCAGGACAGTCGCTGTGGGCGGGCATCCGGGGCGGACTGTTTGGACTGTTTGGAGTCAGCGCCTACGTTTGGCCGCCGGTGCTGATTTATATCGCCGTCATTGCTGCCTTGGATCAGCCCATCGGCAAGATCGGCACCAAGGTCTGGCAGGCGTTTACCTTGGTCGGGATGGTATGCAGCGCCATTCACATTTTTACCCATGCGGCTGGCGCGGCCGACATCGGCAGCTATTTCGCCGGATTGTGGGAACTGTTCCAGCAGGGGGCCAATGTCTCGGGCGGAGGTCTTATCGGTGGGATTTTGGGGATGCCGCTGTTATCCCTCTGCGGATCGGTGGGGGCGAAAATCGTCATCTGCCTGTTGATTTTTGTGTTTTTGATGCTGGTGACAGGAACCACACTTATTACGCTGTTCCGTTGGATCAAAAAACCGGCGAAGAAAGTCCGTCAGTCGGCGGCCCAGTCGAGGCAATACCGTCAGGAACAAGATGATTACAACGGCCCTACAGCCGTCCCATTTAACATTGATATTCCGGTGGACGATCCTATGCCGGAGCATCCTGTGCAGGCCGAAGCGCCGCCCAAACCTAAGCCAAAAAAGTCCTCCAAGCTGGAGAAATTGGAACGTCTCATGCGAGGAGAATCCGATCAGCCGAAGGCTAAAATCAAAGCAACACCGGCGCCAGCTCCACAACCGGAGCAGGAGGAGCCTCAGGGGGACAGTGCCGCTCTGGACGATATTGTGAACAAAGCAGCGTCCGAAGCAAAGCGTACCTCCGACCCGGCGCCTGCACCGATGACGCCTCTCCCGATGCCGGCAGCATCTTCCGGGGCCAAGACTCCTGTGACGCCTGAACCTGAGGAGGAGCCATACCGTTATCCGCCTACGTCGCTTTTGGAGCCTTCCCCGGCGGTGGACGAACGCAATGTGCAGTCGGAACTGCGCGCCAATGCCGACCGTCTGGTGGATACTCTGCGGAGCTTTGGCGTGGAGACACGAATTGTAGACATCAGCCGGGGCCCGGCGGTGACGCGGTATGAGCTCCAGCCGTCGGCCGGTGTCAAGATCAGCAAGATCACCGGTTTGGCCGACGATATCGCGCTGAACTTGGCGGCAGCTGGGGTGCGCATCGAAGCCCCTATCCCAAACAAGCCGGCAGTGGGCATTGAGGTGCCCAATAAAACGGTGCATGTGGTGCATATCCGGGAAATTTTGGATTCCCCGGCGTTTCAGTCTTCCCGCAGCAATCTGGCCGTCGCCTTGGGCAAGGACATCGCCGGCAGCGTCGCCTTAGCGGATCTGGGCAAGATGCCCCATCTGCTCATCGCCGGCGCAACCGGTTCGGGTAAATCGGTGTGCATCAACTCCATTATCCTGAGCCTTCTTTACAAATCGTCGCCGGATAAAGTCCGCCTTTTGATGATAGATCCCAAGGTGGTGGAATTGGGCGTCTACAACGGCATCCCCCATTTGCTGGTCCCGGTGGTTACCGATCCCCGTAAGGCAGCCGGCGCTCTGGGATGGGCGGTGACCGAGATGCTGGGACGGTACAAGATTTTTGCCGATTGCAACGTCCGCGACCTGCAAGCCTATAACCGTCTGGCGGCGACGCGGGAGGATCTGCGTCCTCTGCCCCAAATCGTCATCATCATCGACGAGCTGGCCGACCTGATGATGGCCGCTCCCAACGAAGTGGAGGATTCCATCTGCCGCTTGGCTCAGATGGCCCGTGCCGCCGGCATGCACCTTGTCATCGCCACCCAGCGCCCGTCGGTGGATGTCATCACCGGTATCATCAAGGCGAACATCCCCAGCCGTGTGGCCTTTTCGGTGTCCTCCCAGGTGGACTCCCGGACCATCCTGGACATGGGTGGAGCGGAGAAACTGCTGGGCCGGGGCGACATGCTCTTTTATCCGGTAGGGGCTTCCAAACCGATCCGTATCCAGGGCTGCTTTGTCACCGATACCGAAGTGGAATCGGTGGTACAGTACATCAAGGACAGCGGAGAAAAAACCGGCGAATACGATGAATCCATCATGGAGGAAATCGAAAAACAGGCCGCCAAGGAGAAAGCTCCCAAAGGCGGAGGCGCCGACGATGGCCAGGGGGATGAGATGCTTCCCCAAGCCATTGAACTGGTGGTGGAGGCGGGAGAAGCTTCCACATCCATGCTACAGCGCCGTTTGCGCCTGGGATACGCCCGGGCAGGCCGCATCATGGACGAGCTGGAACAGCGGGGCATCATCGGCCCGCACGAGGGAAGTAAACCCCGTAAGGTGCTTATGACCCGCCAGCAGTGGATGGAGATGAGCATGAACCGTCCCGACGACGGATCGGATACCACAGATTAA
- a CDS encoding YgiQ family radical SAM protein, whose translation MSFLPITSDEMKQRGWDRPDFVFVTGDAYVDHPSFGVAILSRMLEDEGFRVAILAQPNWRDGEDFTRFGRPRLGFLVTAGNIDSMVAHYTAARRKRSDDAYSPGNKAGKRPDRAVITYCKCIRACYPDIPIVIGGLEASLRRFAHYDYWADTVMPSILMDSGADLLTYGMGEKQISLIAHRLAAGEDIHSMTDILGTCYLIPTRQYSPGPVKECPSLERVQQSKREYAVAARIQQDEQDAVRGKTVIQRHGGMILVQNPPMPPLNQEELDRIYELPYERMFHPSYEKEGGVPAIQEVEFSITHNRGCFGACNFCSIAFHQGRQVTCRSEASVLREAEKLTKSPRFKGYIHDVGGPTANFRHPSCKGQLERGLCKGKKCLAPKTCPQMEVDHKEYLAMLQKIRALPKVKRVFIRSGIRFDYLMEDPDETFLKQLITYHVSGQLKVAPEHCSAAVLDKMGKPHIETYRRFAKRFYEITKSIGKKQYLVPYLMSSHPGSTLKDAVELALFLKKEGIHPEQVQDFYPTPGTISTAMFYTGLDPYTLKEVYVPKKPEEKAMQRALLQWFMPQHKEKVLEALRRAGRSDLIGTGPNCLVAPGKPFQNGGGQKGKHLPSGRKHAVGKGRNAFGQTKKKKGR comes from the coding sequence ATGTCCTTTTTACCCATTACATCAGACGAAATGAAACAGCGCGGCTGGGATCGGCCCGACTTTGTGTTTGTCACGGGAGATGCCTATGTAGACCATCCCAGTTTTGGAGTGGCTATCCTGTCCCGCATGCTGGAGGATGAGGGATTCCGCGTGGCCATTCTGGCCCAGCCAAACTGGCGGGATGGGGAGGATTTTACCCGATTTGGTCGGCCGCGGCTTGGATTTTTGGTGACGGCGGGCAACATCGATTCCATGGTGGCCCACTACACCGCTGCCAGACGCAAGCGAAGCGACGACGCCTATTCCCCGGGCAACAAAGCGGGGAAGCGTCCCGACCGTGCGGTCATCACCTATTGTAAATGCATCCGGGCATGCTACCCGGATATCCCCATTGTGATCGGTGGGTTGGAGGCATCCTTGCGCCGCTTTGCTCACTATGATTATTGGGCCGATACGGTGATGCCGTCTATCCTGATGGATTCCGGAGCCGATCTCCTCACCTACGGCATGGGGGAAAAGCAAATAAGCCTCATCGCCCATCGATTGGCCGCGGGAGAGGACATCCACAGCATGACCGATATTTTAGGCACCTGCTATCTTATCCCCACCAGGCAGTACAGCCCCGGCCCGGTGAAGGAATGTCCCTCCTTGGAGCGGGTGCAGCAGAGCAAGCGGGAATACGCCGTGGCCGCCCGCATCCAGCAGGACGAACAGGATGCTGTCAGGGGAAAAACGGTCATTCAGCGGCATGGCGGTATGATTCTGGTGCAGAATCCACCTATGCCCCCTTTGAATCAGGAGGAGCTGGACCGGATCTATGAACTGCCTTACGAGCGCATGTTCCACCCGTCCTATGAGAAGGAGGGGGGCGTACCAGCCATCCAGGAGGTGGAATTCTCCATCACCCACAACCGCGGATGCTTTGGAGCCTGTAACTTTTGCTCCATCGCCTTCCACCAGGGGAGACAGGTGACCTGCCGCAGCGAAGCGTCGGTACTGCGGGAAGCGGAAAAGCTGACCAAGTCCCCTCGGTTTAAAGGATACATCCACGATGTAGGAGGTCCTACAGCCAATTTCCGTCATCCCTCTTGCAAAGGGCAGTTGGAGCGGGGACTGTGCAAAGGGAAAAAATGTCTGGCTCCTAAGACGTGCCCACAGATGGAAGTGGATCACAAGGAATATCTCGCCATGCTTCAGAAGATCCGGGCGTTACCCAAGGTCAAAAGGGTGTTTATCCGATCGGGCATCCGGTTTGACTATCTGATGGAGGATCCGGACGAGACCTTTTTAAAACAGCTGATTACATACCACGTCAGTGGACAGCTCAAGGTTGCGCCGGAACACTGTTCGGCTGCCGTGCTGGATAAAATGGGCAAACCCCACATCGAGACCTACCGGCGTTTTGCCAAGCGGTTTTACGAGATCACCAAAAGCATCGGAAAAAAACAGTATCTGGTGCCCTACCTCATGTCCTCCCATCCGGGGAGCACGTTGAAGGATGCGGTGGAGCTTGCTTTGTTCCTCAAGAAGGAGGGCATTCATCCCGAACAGGTGCAGGACTTTTATCCCACTCCCGGGACCATCTCCACCGCCATGTTTTACACCGGACTGGATCCTTACACGCTAAAAGAAGTGTATGTCCCGAAAAAGCCGGAGGAGAAGGCCATGCAGCGGGCGCTACTCCAATGGTTCATGCCCCAGCACAAGGAAAAGGTATTGGAGGCGTTGCGCAGAGCCGGGAGGTCGGATCTGATTGGAACCGGGCCGAATTGTCTGGTGGCGCCGGGAAAACCATTCCAAAACGGCGGGGGACAAAAAGGAAAGCATCTGCCAAGCGGTAGGAAACATGCAGTAGGAAAGGGGAGAAACGCCTTTGGCCAGACGAAAAAGAAGAAGGGCCGTTAA
- a CDS encoding ComEC/Rec2 family competence protein has product MPATIALAVVLLASLLITASPKLDLPFYVPTWQEIFSAVDLESDHATNVPDGQLGVHFVDVGQADCTLLQYGEHAALVDAGNNADGPAVVQYLEDAGVTKLDFVIGTHPHEDHIGGLDDVINHFDVEKVILPQVPDSIVPTTKTYKDVLEAVSNKGLKITKAEIGDTYSIGEATLEILGPAGTFNDLNNESVISRVEFGKTSFLLTGDAETEAEQAVLDTGAKLKSTVLKVGHHGSRTSSSDAFLDEVSPSYGVIMCGAGNDYGHPHKEAVNRLEEHGVKLYRTDVNGTVVFVSDGKNVTVKTQKAG; this is encoded by the coding sequence TTGCCGGCGACTATCGCGTTGGCGGTGGTACTGCTGGCCAGTTTGCTGATTACAGCGTCGCCAAAATTGGATTTGCCCTTTTACGTCCCCACGTGGCAGGAGATTTTCTCGGCTGTGGATTTGGAAAGCGATCACGCCACCAATGTGCCGGACGGTCAATTGGGCGTGCACTTTGTGGACGTAGGGCAGGCTGACTGTACCCTGCTTCAGTATGGAGAACACGCCGCTTTGGTGGATGCAGGCAACAATGCCGATGGACCGGCGGTGGTACAGTATCTGGAGGATGCCGGGGTGACTAAATTGGACTTTGTCATTGGGACGCATCCCCATGAGGATCATATCGGCGGGCTGGACGACGTCATCAATCACTTTGACGTGGAAAAGGTCATCCTGCCGCAGGTGCCGGATTCCATCGTCCCCACCACCAAAACCTATAAGGACGTGTTGGAGGCTGTGTCCAACAAAGGGCTCAAGATCACCAAAGCGGAAATTGGGGATACTTATTCCATCGGCGAGGCGACATTGGAGATTTTAGGTCCCGCCGGGACGTTTAACGATCTCAACAACGAGTCGGTGATCAGCCGTGTGGAGTTTGGAAAAACATCCTTTCTCCTGACCGGCGATGCGGAAACGGAAGCGGAACAAGCCGTCTTGGATACGGGAGCTAAGCTAAAGTCCACCGTGCTAAAGGTGGGACATCACGGCAGCCGGACCTCTTCGTCCGACGCCTTCCTCGACGAGGTTTCACCCAGCTACGGCGTCATCATGTGCGGTGCCGGCAACGATTATGGACATCCCCATAAGGAGGCGGTCAACCGTTTAGAAGAACATGGGGTCAAGCTTTACCGCACCGACGTAAATGGTACAGTTGTATTTGTCAGCGACGGCAAAAACGTCACGGTTAAGACCCAGAAGGCAGGGTAA
- a CDS encoding DUF3006 domain-containing protein: MDLLIVDRIEENTAVCEDEQGNMQSIPLSQLPAGVKEGDCLVRKEDGYLIDRQLTQRRRQEILDLQNSLWN, from the coding sequence ATGGATTTGTTGATCGTCGATAGGATCGAGGAAAACACGGCGGTGTGCGAGGATGAGCAAGGGAATATGCAGTCGATACCGCTGAGTCAACTACCGGCCGGTGTCAAAGAAGGGGATTGCCTTGTCCGAAAAGAGGACGGTTACCTTATCGACAGGCAGTTGACTCAGCGCCGCCGTCAGGAAATCCTGGATTTGCAGAACTCACTTTGGAACTAG
- a CDS encoding HAD family hydrolase — MKAILFDLDGTLINSLGDLADACNHVLKQNGYEPHPEEQYNYFVGNGMDKLIWAILPEGSTEEAFQKIREQYKSYYLAHSLDRTRPYEGIQETLKQLKEQGFLLAVVSNKPDEQSQKVVKALFEPGLFDLVAGNRPGLPVKPDPALPREVLNRLGADPDKSYFVGDSGVDMKTALNCGLKSIGVTWGFRTEDELRQSGASHIVCRPSQLLDVVKR; from the coding sequence ATGAAGGCTATCTTGTTTGATTTGGATGGAACGCTCATCAATTCCCTGGGGGACTTGGCCGATGCCTGCAACCATGTGCTGAAGCAAAACGGATATGAACCCCATCCGGAAGAACAATACAATTATTTTGTGGGCAATGGGATGGATAAACTCATTTGGGCTATCCTGCCGGAAGGATCCACAGAGGAGGCGTTTCAGAAAATACGGGAGCAGTATAAAAGCTATTATTTGGCCCATAGTCTGGACCGCACTCGTCCATATGAGGGCATTCAGGAGACGTTAAAGCAGCTAAAAGAGCAGGGATTCCTCCTGGCGGTGGTGTCCAATAAGCCAGATGAGCAATCTCAAAAGGTGGTGAAGGCCCTGTTTGAACCGGGACTCTTTGATCTGGTAGCCGGCAATCGTCCAGGACTTCCTGTCAAGCCTGACCCGGCTCTTCCAAGAGAGGTGTTGAACCGTCTGGGCGCGGATCCTGATAAAAGTTATTTTGTAGGGGATTCGGGTGTAGATATGAAAACCGCCCTCAATTGTGGATTGAAAAGCATCGGCGTAACGTGGGGATTTCGAACCGAAGATGAACTGCGTCAATCAGGCGCATCGCATATTGTGTGCCGTCCCAGCCAACTGTTGGACGTTGTAAAACGGTAG
- a CDS encoding DUF3795 domain-containing protein codes for MKMPQEIETAFFAPCGMNCMICYKHCAHKRPCAGCFGSDDGKPGHCRKCKIKDCVEHKGISYCYECSQYPCKRIRDLEKSYRTRYGISLVENSRFVKQYGISAFLERQRKAYCCPSCGGVISLHDGWCSQCHAKF; via the coding sequence ATGAAGATGCCGCAAGAAATCGAGACTGCATTCTTTGCGCCCTGCGGGATGAATTGCATGATTTGTTATAAGCACTGCGCCCACAAACGGCCTTGTGCTGGATGCTTTGGAAGCGATGATGGGAAACCGGGACACTGCCGTAAATGTAAAATCAAAGACTGTGTGGAACATAAAGGGATTTCATACTGTTATGAATGTTCCCAATATCCCTGCAAGAGGATACGGGATCTGGAAAAAAGTTACCGTACACGATATGGGATAAGCCTTGTGGAAAATAGCCGATTTGTCAAACAGTACGGGATATCGGCCTTTCTGGAACGGCAGAGGAAAGCGTATTGCTGTCCCTCCTGCGGCGGCGTGATTTCTCTCCACGACGGCTGGTGTAGCCAGTGCCATGCCAAATTTTGA
- a CDS encoding helix-turn-helix domain-containing protein, protein METKITEIAERVRALRDIMDISQEEMAQVCGLSLEEYQKREEGKVDFSVTFLYNCAGRFGVDLMELMTGETPRLKKYSLVRKGKGLDVKRRESFVYEHMAYSFANKTAEPFYVEAPYLEEEQKKPIQLSTHEGQEFDYILEGQLKVSVDGHTEIMGPGDAIYYDSGTPHGMIAVGGQKCVFLAVVIKNPEGKESETC, encoded by the coding sequence GTGGAGACAAAGATTACCGAGATTGCGGAGCGGGTACGTGCTCTGCGGGATATTATGGACATTTCCCAGGAGGAAATGGCTCAGGTGTGCGGTCTTTCTTTAGAGGAATACCAGAAGCGGGAGGAAGGAAAGGTGGATTTCAGCGTCACCTTTCTTTACAACTGCGCAGGCCGCTTTGGTGTGGATCTGATGGAATTGATGACCGGAGAAACACCTCGTCTCAAGAAATATTCATTGGTGCGCAAGGGGAAAGGTTTGGATGTGAAACGTCGTGAGAGCTTTGTGTATGAACACATGGCTTACAGCTTTGCCAACAAAACCGCCGAACCGTTTTATGTGGAAGCCCCCTATCTGGAGGAGGAACAGAAGAAACCGATTCAGCTTTCCACCCATGAAGGGCAAGAGTTTGATTACATCCTGGAGGGTCAGCTGAAGGTGTCGGTGGACGGACACACGGAAATTATGGGCCCTGGTGACGCCATTTACTACGATTCTGGAACACCTCACGGCATGATTGCAGTGGGCGGTCAGAAGTGTGTATTTCTCGCAGTTGTCATCAAAAATCCGGAAGGGAAGGAATCAGAGACATGCTAA
- a CDS encoding AMP-binding protein translates to MLNIHQRYCKETYDENGILSKFEAVVPEDYNFAYDVIDEIARQEPDRRAMVWCNDEGEERTFTFGDFKRYSDKAANVLKAHGIGKGDKVMLVLKRHYQYWFAILALHKLGAITIPATHLLTKKDFVYRFNAAGVKAIVCTADGEVSEHVEASLPESPSVEVCFLARGKKDGWVSFDDEVEAASDHFDRVATKSTDTMLGYFTSGTTGYPKLVTHNYSYSVAHILTAKHWQNVKPDGLHFTLSDTGWGKAAWGKLYGQWFMEASIFVCDFTKFTPVELLPLFGKYHITTFCAPPTIYRFFIKEDLSKFDLSSLEYACIAGEALNPEVYTQFYNITGLRLMEGFGQTESTLLAVNTVGMIPKPGSMGKSSPQYDVDIYNEDGTRADNGVVGEICVKVGDGHPYGLFEGYYNNQEMTDRVWHDGLYHTGDTAWRDEDGYLWYDGRTDDIIKSSGYRIGPFEIESALMEHPSVLECAITGVPDPIRGQVVKATIVLAKGYTASEELKKELQNHVKNSTAPYKYPRVVEFVDELPKTISGKIRRVQLRDSDKK, encoded by the coding sequence ATGCTAAACATCCATCAGCGTTACTGCAAGGAGACTTACGATGAAAACGGCATCCTGTCCAAATTCGAGGCGGTTGTGCCGGAGGACTATAATTTTGCTTACGACGTCATCGACGAGATCGCACGGCAGGAACCGGATCGTCGCGCCATGGTGTGGTGCAACGACGAGGGGGAGGAACGCACCTTTACCTTCGGTGATTTCAAACGGTACAGCGACAAGGCGGCTAATGTGTTAAAAGCTCACGGCATCGGCAAGGGCGATAAGGTGATGTTGGTGCTCAAGCGCCATTATCAGTATTGGTTTGCCATTTTGGCCCTGCACAAATTGGGAGCTATCACCATCCCGGCGACCCATCTGCTGACGAAAAAGGACTTTGTCTATCGATTCAATGCCGCCGGCGTTAAGGCCATTGTATGTACGGCTGATGGTGAAGTGTCTGAACATGTGGAAGCATCCCTTCCGGAATCCCCCAGCGTAGAAGTGTGCTTCCTGGCCCGGGGAAAGAAGGACGGCTGGGTCAGCTTTGACGACGAAGTGGAGGCTGCATCCGATCATTTTGACCGGGTGGCAACAAAGTCCACCGACACCATGCTGGGCTATTTTACCTCCGGGACCACCGGTTATCCCAAATTGGTCACTCACAATTATTCGTATTCGGTGGCCCATATCCTCACTGCGAAGCATTGGCAGAATGTCAAACCCGACGGACTGCATTTTACCTTGTCCGATACTGGCTGGGGAAAAGCAGCCTGGGGTAAGCTCTACGGTCAATGGTTTATGGAAGCCAGCATCTTTGTGTGCGACTTCACCAAGTTCACCCCTGTAGAATTGTTGCCTCTGTTTGGCAAATATCATATCACTACGTTCTGTGCGCCTCCTACCATCTACCGTTTCTTCATCAAGGAGGATTTGTCCAAATTTGATCTCAGCTCCTTGGAATACGCCTGTATTGCCGGTGAGGCATTGAATCCGGAAGTTTACACCCAGTTTTATAATATCACCGGCCTGCGCCTGATGGAGGGATTCGGACAGACCGAAAGTACCCTTCTGGCGGTCAATACCGTGGGCATGATCCCCAAGCCCGGCTCCATGGGTAAATCATCCCCTCAATACGATGTGGACATCTACAACGAGGACGGTACCAGAGCCGACAACGGCGTGGTAGGTGAGATCTGCGTCAAGGTAGGGGATGGCCATCCGTACGGCTTGTTTGAGGGGTATTATAATAATCAGGAGATGACCGATCGCGTTTGGCATGACGGGCTTTATCATACCGGCGACACCGCTTGGCGGGATGAGGACGGTTATCTGTGGTACGACGGCCGCACCGATGATATTATCAAATCGTCCGGTTATCGCATCGGCCCGTTTGAAATCGAAAGCGCCTTGATGGAACATCCGTCGGTACTGGAATGCGCCATCACCGGTGTGCCTGATCCCATTCGCGGACAGGTGGTCAAAGCCACCATCGTGTTGGCTAAAGGGTATACGGCTTCGGAAGAGCTGAAAAAAGAGCTGCAAAATCATGTGAAGAACTCCACTGCTCCGTACAAATACCCTCGTGTAGTGGAATTCGTAGATGAGTTGCCTAAAACCATCAGCGGCAAGATCCGTCGTGTCCAGCTCCGAGATTCAGATAAGAAATAG